A window of Ascaphus truei isolate aAscTru1 chromosome 16, aAscTru1.hap1, whole genome shotgun sequence contains these coding sequences:
- the LOC142467436 gene encoding transmembrane protein 47-like: MAPQSRLLPPAMPPRPLTLVVLLCGFLALALDVVALVSPVWVISDHFALSLWETCSRHRDAWHCRSALHTDWQVASLVLVFSAALISGLWFVVTVLWISHVKQPLRFRNLSLLLLVAVLLQVSLLFTLLVLTSRFLTRSLQFTWGYGLGWGSCIFMVGGAVLSCLRTETTQE, translated from the exons ATGGCCCCCCAGTCCCGCTTGCTGCCGCCAGCGATGCCCCCCAGGCCACTCACCCTAGTGGTTCTGCTGTGTGGTTTCCTGGCGCTGGCCTTGGATGTGGTTGCACTTGTTAGTCCAGTCTGGGTCATCTCTGATCACTTTGCTCTGTCCCTATGGGAGACATGCAGCCGTCACCGTGACGCCTGGCATTGCCGCTCTGCGCTGCACaccg ACTGGCAGGTGGCCTCTCTGGTGCTCGtgtttagtgctgctctgatctCTGGTCTCTGGTTCGTGGTCACAGTTCTGTGGATCAGCCACGTGAAGCAGCCACTGAGATTCCGAAACCTCTCGCTTCTACTCCTCGTGGCAG tcctcctgcAGGTCAGTCTGCTCTTCACCCTGCTGGTCCTGACGTCTCGCTTCCTCACTCGCTCCTTACAGTTTACCTGGGGTTATGGGCTGGGCTGGGGGTCTTGCATCTTCATGGTGGGAGGGGCTGTGCTCAGCTGCCTGAGGACTGAAACCACCCAGGAATAA